Proteins encoded in a region of the Agromyces protaetiae genome:
- a CDS encoding fumarylacetoacetate hydrolase family protein, protein MRFAHLRAEGQSVPRLAVVIGESAAFLDEAMADAPRDLQALIERGPEALDAVRAAVERTVERDGLVPLTELRHASAVLRPPQVLAIGANYAAHSSELKLRSESAMTIFSLWPNSLTGHGQTTAWPEDLSEEVDYEAELGVIIGRPARDVAVADALDYVWGYTVVNDITARNIQFSEAQWSRCKSFDGFTPTGPVVVTADEIADPQDLWLTTNLDGRILQDASTNEMVRGVAEIIAYLSRSATIPPGTLISTGSPGGAGYSRSPQVFLHDGATVTVTIEGIGSLTTHCRVV, encoded by the coding sequence GTGAGATTCGCCCATCTGAGAGCCGAAGGCCAGTCCGTCCCCCGGCTCGCGGTGGTGATCGGCGAGTCCGCCGCATTCCTCGACGAGGCCATGGCCGACGCGCCACGCGACCTCCAAGCCCTCATCGAACGCGGCCCCGAGGCCCTCGACGCCGTACGCGCCGCCGTCGAGCGCACCGTCGAGCGCGACGGGCTCGTCCCACTCACCGAGCTGCGGCACGCCTCAGCGGTGCTGCGCCCGCCGCAGGTGCTCGCCATCGGCGCGAACTACGCCGCCCACTCGAGCGAGCTGAAGCTGCGCTCCGAGTCGGCCATGACGATCTTCTCGCTCTGGCCGAACTCGCTCACCGGCCACGGGCAGACCACGGCCTGGCCGGAGGACCTCTCCGAGGAGGTCGACTACGAGGCCGAGCTCGGCGTCATCATCGGTCGGCCGGCACGGGACGTCGCCGTGGCCGACGCGCTCGACTACGTCTGGGGCTACACCGTGGTCAACGACATCACGGCACGGAACATCCAGTTCAGCGAGGCGCAGTGGTCGCGCTGCAAGTCGTTCGACGGCTTCACGCCGACCGGTCCCGTCGTCGTCACGGCCGACGAGATCGCCGACCCGCAAGACCTCTGGCTCACCACCAACCTCGACGGGCGGATCCTCCAGGACGCGTCGACGAACGAGATGGTGCGCGGCGTCGCCGAGATCATCGCCTACCTCTCGCGCTCGGCGACCATCCCTCCCGGCACGCTCATCTCGACCGGGAGCCCCGGCGGCGCCGGGTACTCGCGATCGCCCCAGGTCTTCCTGCACGACGGCGCGACCGTGACGGTCACGATCGAGGGCATCGGCTCGCTCACCACCCACTGCCGGGTGGTCTAG